One genomic segment of Salinigranum rubrum includes these proteins:
- a CDS encoding DUF5367 family protein, which translates to MSSPLSREAVVDSRTQAAALVGTGIGLWFLATLAFLFVGQVLLPPDDGGRVALVFVATVPVMAMLAFAVYSLFDVPPDRRLTAATLLVLPGMVLDAVAVTAFETVFTNMAPSVGSTFGGLLLLAYASVLLTGVVPLTYVGGTDETGRGTAEPVNDGTGERSGNDTMGEG; encoded by the coding sequence ATGTCGTCACCGCTCTCCCGCGAGGCAGTCGTCGACTCGCGCACGCAGGCCGCGGCGCTCGTCGGCACGGGAATCGGCCTCTGGTTTCTCGCGACGCTCGCGTTCTTGTTCGTCGGCCAGGTGCTGCTCCCGCCCGACGACGGCGGCCGGGTCGCGCTCGTGTTCGTCGCCACGGTCCCGGTGATGGCCATGCTGGCGTTCGCCGTCTACTCGCTCTTCGACGTTCCACCCGACCGACGGCTCACGGCCGCGACGCTGCTCGTTCTCCCCGGGATGGTCCTCGACGCCGTCGCCGTCACGGCGTTCGAGACCGTCTTCACCAACATGGCGCCGTCGGTCGGTTCGACGTTCGGCGGTCTCCTCCTGCTCGCGTACGCATCGGTCCTCCTCACCGGTGTCGTCCCCCTGACGTACGTCGGTGGAACGGACGAGACGGGGAGGGGAACGGCGGAGCCAGTGAACGACGGGACGGGAGAACGAAGCGGCAACGACACGATGGGCGAGGGATGA
- a CDS encoding DUF6360 family protein has translation MPDRLLKINAYTTFDMLDGSAQGHDFDEEAFAVLNVTAPRRDPDHVTLELELDNTQLETLPAHADRVTLSAAQARELADELEEYAARVEAAEE, from the coding sequence ATGCCAGACCGGCTCCTGAAGATCAACGCGTACACCACCTTCGACATGTTGGACGGCTCGGCGCAGGGGCACGACTTCGACGAGGAGGCGTTCGCCGTCCTCAACGTCACGGCTCCCAGAAGAGACCCCGACCACGTGACGCTCGAACTCGAACTGGACAACACCCAGCTAGAGACGCTTCCGGCACACGCCGACCGGGTGACGCTCTCGGCGGCGCAGGCACGCGAACTCGCCGACGAACTCGAGGAGTACGCCGCCAGGGTCGAGGCAGCCGAGGAGTGA